The following are encoded in a window of Methanococcus voltae genomic DNA:
- a CDS encoding cation:proton antiporter subunit C, with amino-acid sequence MELQMASFITAGLLIVIGIYGMFFVDNVIKKIMALSAIGGGVNLILIAIGYTQGIVPIKTLEVSMPIFSTTSAYPLPQALVLTNIVIEASMLAIMLGIAIVLFKKYGTLKSSILLKKTD; translated from the coding sequence GTGGAATTACAGATGGCTTCATTTATTACTGCAGGTCTTTTGATTGTAATAGGAATTTACGGCATGTTTTTTGTCGATAATGTAATTAAAAAAATAATGGCACTTTCGGCAATTGGCGGAGGCGTAAATTTAATTTTAATTGCAATAGGGTATACTCAAGGAATAGTGCCTATTAAGACTTTGGAAGTTTCTATGCCGATTTTTTCCACTACAAGTGCTTATCCATTGCCTCAAGCTTTGGTACTTACTAATATAGTAATTGAAGCATCTATGTTGGCAATAATGCTCGGAATTGCAATAGTTTTATTTAAAAAATATGGTACTTTAAAATCGTCAATACTTTTAAAAAAGACTGATTAA
- a CDS encoding ATP-binding cassette domain-containing protein: MSIVVKNLTKRYDDGKIALKNVSFEVEPKKVLGIIGKSGAGKTTLIRILRGSEKFNEGSIEVFGKKENLRDITAIHLQRNFALWAEPAINNIIRKLHAIRDQSDESLPIEEDMPEYTKDAMEILKLVGLEHKANTFSNILSGGEKQRLIMGRQLAKIYEKGEGVLLLDEPVTMSCPASQKMILEIINNVRKKLNITVIISSHLPEIHKYLCDECIILENGEIKSKGKPEEIVNEFLKDMNEEYIRKNTIDSKKDVIYQVKDVSKRYFVINGGETLNLKDISFEVKKGEIVSILGASGTGKSVLLRILGGLELPDSGKVILNGIDLSHFGWERMNLRSKMGIMHQEFSLAHYSTVRELLKYRRTIKSAKVLLDAKEKAKTFDIPETVVDALYQLLDLPDTERNNKLEKLGISQQLLLALFNPSGEDLYSYDELMNALDLDSEILNKHPNELSGGQRVRVAIALQLVNQPEILLLDEPFGDLDPITLRDVSNYLKKINDMYDTTIILISHHIDFVNEISDRAILIDNGTIDSEGKPEEICGKFIEKSTLKFCK; the protein is encoded by the coding sequence ATGAGTATTGTAGTTAAAAATCTAACAAAAAGATATGATGATGGAAAAATAGCATTAAAAAACGTTAGTTTTGAAGTAGAACCTAAAAAAGTCCTTGGAATTATAGGAAAATCTGGTGCTGGAAAAACCACACTAATTAGGATATTAAGGGGTTCTGAAAAATTTAACGAAGGAAGTATTGAAGTTTTCGGAAAAAAAGAAAATTTAAGAGATATAACTGCAATACACTTGCAAAGAAACTTCGCATTATGGGCAGAACCTGCCATAAATAATATTATAAGAAAATTACACGCAATAAGAGACCAATCTGATGAAAGCTTGCCTATTGAGGAAGATATGCCAGAATATACCAAAGATGCCATGGAAATTCTTAAATTAGTTGGTTTAGAACATAAAGCAAACACCTTTTCAAACATTTTGAGCGGTGGAGAAAAACAACGTTTAATAATGGGTAGACAACTTGCTAAGATATATGAAAAAGGCGAAGGAGTTTTATTATTAGATGAACCGGTCACAATGTCTTGCCCCGCATCTCAAAAGATGATATTAGAAATCATAAACAATGTAAGAAAAAAATTGAACATTACTGTGATTATATCATCCCATTTACCCGAAATACACAAATACCTATGTGATGAATGTATAATATTAGAAAATGGGGAAATTAAATCAAAAGGAAAGCCTGAAGAAATTGTTAATGAATTTTTAAAGGATATGAACGAAGAATATATAAGAAAAAATACCATAGATTCTAAAAAAGACGTAATTTATCAAGTAAAAGATGTTTCAAAAAGGTATTTCGTAATAAATGGCGGAGAAACGTTAAATTTAAAAGATATATCTTTTGAAGTAAAAAAAGGAGAAATAGTATCAATACTTGGAGCAAGTGGTACTGGAAAATCAGTTTTATTGAGAATACTTGGCGGTTTAGAATTACCTGATTCTGGAAAAGTAATATTAAATGGTATAGACTTATCCCATTTTGGTTGGGAAAGAATGAATTTACGTTCAAAAATGGGTATTATGCACCAAGAATTTTCATTGGCTCATTATTCAACAGTTCGTGAATTATTAAAATATAGAAGAACAATTAAAAGTGCCAAGGTTTTATTAGATGCAAAAGAAAAAGCAAAAACGTTTGATATTCCTGAAACAGTTGTGGACGCCCTTTATCAACTTTTAGACTTACCAGATACTGAAAGAAATAACAAACTTGAAAAATTGGGCATATCTCAACAGCTACTATTAGCTTTGTTTAACCCGTCTGGAGAAGATTTATACTCATATGATGAATTAATGAATGCTTTGGATTTAGATTCTGAAATATTGAACAAACATCCTAATGAATTAAGTGGCGGTCAAAGGGTAAGGGTTGCCATTGCACTCCAATTAGTTAATCAACCGGAAATATTATTATTAGATGAACCATTTGGAGATTTAGACCCTATTACGTTGAGAGACGTTTCAAACTACTTAAAAAAGATAAATGATATGTATGACACTACAATTATATTAATTAGCCACCATATAGACTTTGTTAATGAAATAAGCGATAGGGCAATCCTTATTGATAATGGTACTATTGATTCAGAAGGAAAACCGGAAGAAATTTGTGGAAAATTCATTGAAAAAAGTACTTTAAAATTCTGTAAATAA
- a CDS encoding MJ0307 family thioredoxin, translating to MVKVEVFSSPSCPHCPAAKRVVEQVVKEMSDIEVIHINVMEHPEKAIELGIMAVPAIAIDGDVVFVGAPAEEDFKNKLLEKINAIE from the coding sequence ATGGTGAAGGTAGAAGTTTTTTCATCCCCAAGTTGCCCACACTGTCCAGCAGCTAAAAGAGTAGTTGAACAAGTCGTTAAAGAAATGAGCGATATAGAAGTAATACACATAAACGTAATGGAACACCCTGAAAAAGCGATAGAATTAGGAATTATGGCAGTTCCTGCAATTGCAATTGATGGAGATGTCGTATTTGTGGGTGCACCTGCTGAAGAAGATTTTAAGAATAAATTGCTTGAGAAAATCAATGCGATTGAATAA